One window of Candidatus Wallbacteria bacterium genomic DNA carries:
- a CDS encoding sugar phosphate isomerase/epimerase, with translation MGNLLLQTVMERFDEFEGIAAPLGFAHEIVDFALPFFLDGAEAQKRLSFYEKALKNRNGRRFSMHGVFMDIQPQSQDPYIREASRKRISENLTFAGRLGIDRIVFHSGYNPLIKNRFYDDSWLEGSAEYWKLALQEFGGTILIENMFDDRPDMLLRLMEDVACERLRICLDVGHCQCFSRMPLEKWFELAPYIDYFHLNDNRGQSDEHLSVGAGSIDWTTFNGLARSLGSPDALLELSDAGKVESALQFMEKNRIYPL, from the coding sequence ATGGGGAATCTTCTGCTGCAGACTGTCATGGAGCGGTTCGATGAATTTGAAGGCATTGCCGCTCCACTGGGTTTTGCGCATGAAATAGTCGATTTCGCACTGCCCTTTTTTCTGGATGGGGCTGAAGCACAGAAACGGCTTTCATTTTACGAAAAGGCTCTGAAGAACAGAAACGGAAGGCGATTTTCCATGCACGGAGTGTTCATGGACATACAGCCTCAAAGCCAGGATCCTTACATCAGGGAGGCATCCAGGAAGCGGATCAGTGAAAACCTGACCTTTGCCGGCCGGCTGGGGATTGACAGGATCGTCTTCCATTCCGGCTACAATCCCCTGATCAAAAATCGGTTTTACGATGACAGCTGGCTTGAAGGCAGCGCTGAATACTGGAAGCTTGCGCTGCAGGAATTCGGCGGCACTATCCTGATCGAGAATATGTTCGATGACAGACCGGATATGCTGCTCAGGCTGATGGAGGACGTAGCCTGCGAAAGGCTGAGGATCTGCCTTGATGTAGGCCACTGCCAATGCTTTTCCAGGATGCCGCTGGAGAAATGGTTCGAGCTGGCCCCCTATATTGATTATTTCCATCTGAACGACAATCGCGGCCAGAGTGACGAGCATCTGTCGGTCGGAGCAGGTTCCATCGACTGGACTACCTTTAACGGCCTGGCGCGTTCGCTCGGCAGCCCGGATGCGCTCCTGGAACTCAGCGATGCCGGGAAAGTCGAGTCTGCTTTGCAATTCATGGAAAAGAACAGGATTTATCCATTATGA
- a CDS encoding phospholipid carrier-dependent glycosyltransferase, which yields MGAEIRKIIKFFINHPWVVILILTLFGFFSRLYHLGQIKEQIMDEIYFVTFARDYLNGIHFFDVHPPLGKLIIALSIKIFGDTYFAARLMPAVFGTALIPLVYLLARELGGKIVGIFAAAIVTFDGMLLVYSRTGMIDIFMAFFIVSAFYFFLKYANQEKIFPFLPLAGIALGLAASIKYIGGLTLFTFVLVALLKKIPLRRHVIYLSLFVLFIPVVVYLVFFLFDFGFRNFIPDVYHWHLQSLTYNLNLQEGHPYGSKWWTWFLLLRPIWLYFKDVNGSFIGVDGIGNPIAWWSALLVVPALIWKTVRKDQTSQLILGAFLILFIPWAFIGRVVFIYHAIPAFIFVAIGTAYLLKALLTDPWGKITVGAYFSVLIAFYIFFLPIWMGFPLESSKFYLRMWLKSWI from the coding sequence ATGGGAGCAGAAATTCGAAAAATCATAAAGTTTTTTATTAATCACCCCTGGGTTGTCATTTTGATTTTAACCCTCTTTGGATTTTTTTCCCGGCTTTATCATTTAGGGCAGATCAAAGAACAGATTATGGACGAAATTTATTTTGTTACATTCGCCAGAGACTATTTAAATGGCATTCATTTTTTTGATGTTCATCCGCCATTGGGAAAACTGATTATCGCATTGTCGATAAAAATATTTGGGGATACATATTTTGCTGCCAGGCTCATGCCTGCTGTTTTTGGAACTGCTTTGATTCCCCTGGTTTATTTATTAGCCAGGGAACTGGGCGGAAAAATCGTGGGAATTTTCGCAGCAGCAATCGTTACTTTTGACGGGATGCTTCTAGTTTATTCCCGTACCGGCATGATTGATATTTTCATGGCTTTTTTTATTGTTTCAGCTTTTTATTTTTTTCTGAAATATGCAAACCAGGAAAAGATTTTTCCTTTTCTTCCATTAGCAGGAATAGCTTTGGGACTGGCTGCCTCGATCAAATATATCGGTGGTTTAACACTCTTTACTTTTGTTTTGGTTGCATTGTTAAAAAAAATTCCACTCAGACGTCATGTAATTTATTTATCACTCTTTGTGTTATTTATTCCAGTGGTTGTTTACCTTGTTTTTTTCCTGTTCGACTTCGGTTTTAGGAATTTTATCCCAGATGTTTATCACTGGCATCTGCAAAGCCTGACTTATAATTTGAATCTCCAGGAAGGTCACCCTTATGGTTCAAAATGGTGGACATGGTTTTTATTGCTGCGGCCGATCTGGCTGTATTTCAAAGATGTTAATGGCAGTTTTATAGGAGTCGACGGGATTGGCAACCCAATAGCCTGGTGGTCTGCGCTTTTGGTTGTTCCGGCACTGATCTGGAAGACAGTTCGAAAAGACCAAACCAGCCAGCTGATTCTGGGAGCATTTTTAATCCTTTTTATCCCCTGGGCATTTATCGGCAGAGTTGTCTTTATTTACCATGCCATTCCTGCATTTATTTTTGTGGCAATCGGCACAGCCTATCTTTTAAAAGCACTGTTAACCGATCCCTGGGGTAAAATTACTGTCGGAGCATACTTTTCGGTACTGATTGCTTTTTACATCTTTTTTTTACCGATCTGGATGGGTTTTCCTTTGGAAAGTTCGAAATTTTACCTGAGAATGTGGCTTAAAAGCTGGATTTAG
- a CDS encoding formylglycine-generating enzyme family protein — MGGEITVDLPEEQKLLMVWIPAGSFVMGSPENEPDRGFTEGPQHPVSISRGFYLGKFQVTQAQWLSVMDTNPSCFAGMDLPVENISFDDCLEFIENLNRITNREFRLPTEAEWEYACRAGSTSAYCWGDSMDDDYCWHAGNSDNRTHAVGGRKPNAWGLHDMSGNVEEWCQDWFGEYSDSPAIDPAGPVEGMGRVFRGGGFCMEAANCRSAERDYYPPDFFCNELGLRLIAE, encoded by the coding sequence ATGGGCGGAGAAATTACGGTTGATCTTCCTGAGGAACAAAAATTGCTAATGGTGTGGATACCAGCCGGGAGTTTCGTGATGGGAAGCCCGGAGAATGAACCAGACCGCGGCTTTACTGAAGGTCCGCAGCATCCGGTCAGTATCAGCAGGGGTTTTTATCTGGGAAAATTCCAGGTTACCCAGGCCCAGTGGCTTTCAGTGATGGACACAAATCCCAGCTGCTTTGCAGGCATGGACCTGCCTGTGGAAAACATCAGCTTTGATGATTGCCTTGAATTCATCGAGAACCTCAACCGGATCACAAACAGAGAATTCAGGCTTCCGACCGAAGCCGAATGGGAATATGCCTGCAGAGCCGGCAGCACCAGTGCATACTGCTGGGGAGACTCGATGGACGACGATTACTGCTGGCACGCCGGCAACAGCGACAACCGGACTCACGCCGTGGGAGGGAGGAAACCCAATGCCTGGGGTTTGCATGACATGAGCGGGAATGTCGAGGAATGGTGCCAGGACTGGTTTGGAGAATATTCCGATTCCCCTGCCATTGATCCGGCCGGGCCGGTAGAAGGAATGGGTCGTGTGTTCCGCGGAGGCGGTTTCTGCATGGAAGCTGCCAACTGCCGCTCAGCCGAGCGCGATTACTATCCGCCGGACTTCTTCTGCAATGAACTCGGCCTGCGCCTGATTGCAGAATAA